Part of the Cohnella candidum genome, CAGCGTGACCGTTTCTCCGGAACCGGATGAGCTGTCCGAGGACGCCGAAGCCGACCCGGATGCCGCCGGCGAAGATGAGCCTTCGCTCGCCGACTTGTCTCCCTTGCTGCCGCACGCGGCCAGCGAGAATACGAGAATGGCCGCCGCCGCGAGTAACCCCCATTTTTTGATCAAGAGTGGTACCTCCCTCACCGTTATGCTTGCGTTTTCATTATGAACGCGGAAACGAATCTCTCAAATGTACGAAACGCTTTTTTTGTTTGTAAAATCGTACGGCGTTATCCTTTGAGTCCGGAGGAAACGATGCTCTCGATGAACTGCTTCTGCAGCGCCAGGAACACGCCCAGCACGGGGATGATCGCCAGGCAGGCCAGCGCCATCTGCATGGCGTACTGCTTGCCGAACTGCGTTTGGAAGCTTTGAAGCCCCATCGGTATTGTATACATTTCTTTCGAATGCAGGAAGATCAGCGGCTGGTAATATTGGTCCCAGATCATGAAGAAACTGAGAAGCCCCAGCGTCAGCATCGGCGTTCTGGCCAGCGGCAGCGCGACGCGCACGAAGGAACGGAAGATGCCCGAGCCTTCCATGTACGCAGCGTGGACGAGTTCCTTCGGGAACGAGAGGAAAAATTGCCGCATCAGGAAGATGGAGAGCACGTCCACGATGTTCGGGATGATCAGCGCCCAGTGGGTATCCAGCAGGCCGATGAACCGGAACGAAATGAATTGCGGCAGCAGCGTCAGTTGATACGGGATGAACAGCGTCACCAGGAAGAAGAAAAAGATCCCGTCCGAATAGCGGAACTTCAGAAATCCGAACGCGTATCCTCCGAGCGCCGACAACAGCAGGCGGAATACGACGGAAATGAGGACGACGAACACGGAATTCCAGAGCCAGGTCAGGAAATCGGTCTCCGTCAGGATGTGCGCGTAGTTGCTCCAGTTGACCGATCCCCAATGGATGAAGACGAAGGGCCTCTCGAAAACCTGGTTCTCGAACTTCAGCGAAGTCGATACCATCCACAGCAGCGGCGTGATGAAAACGAGGCCGATCAGCAAAAAGACGACGGAACGTACGGTATAGCGCAAATTGGTTGTCAGCGGCATGCGGTTTACTCTCCTCTCCCGGCGATCATTGATAGAACACCCATTTTTTCTGTCCGAGCCAGTTGGCTGCGATGAGCACCAGCGTGATCAGGAACAGGAACATGCCGACCGCCGACGCATAGGAGAAGTTATAAAACTCGAAAGCGGACCGGTAGATATGGTACGTCATCGTCGTTGTGCTGAAAGACGGACCGCCCTTGGTCAGCAAGGCCATCTGGTAAAAGGCTTGGAGTCCTCCGATGATCGTAATGAGCAGCAAGAAAAACGACGTCGGCGAGATCAGCG contains:
- a CDS encoding carbohydrate ABC transporter permease — translated: MPLTTNLRYTVRSVVFLLIGLVFITPLLWMVSTSLKFENQVFERPFVFIHWGSVNWSNYAHILTETDFLTWLWNSVFVVLISVVFRLLLSALGGYAFGFLKFRYSDGIFFFFLVTLFIPYQLTLLPQFISFRFIGLLDTHWALIIPNIVDVLSIFLMRQFFLSFPKELVHAAYMEGSGIFRSFVRVALPLARTPMLTLGLLSFFMIWDQYYQPLIFLHSKEMYTIPMGLQSFQTQFGKQYAMQMALACLAIIPVLGVFLALQKQFIESIVSSGLKG